From a single Anaerolineales bacterium genomic region:
- a CDS encoding sigma-70 family RNA polymerase sigma factor, whose product MLESFTETRAFPLEEMPVDDLLDAEQPPEDELENVLAIHVHEAGESAEDPVRLYLREIGQVKLLDADSEFRLATIIEANRLVGTLRKLKQRKGVSQACSVYHALISEMLTSWERLVEDAERLEHELPNLALMIAEAQTLHTGWEFDAPSYLRAYLDNGDWGTDHLWDNLARHAYSVYLSLYLLPFKYAEWLLTHVRERHEFPSQRTLYRNLSADDVLLDEIDAVHARSEDANQALVRANLRLVVSVAKRYLGRGISFLDLIQEGNMGLLRAIGKFDPRRGFKFSTYATWWIRQSINRSIAEQARTIRIPVHLFESISRILRAQRQLTQTLGREPTNEELALEVGYLSAADVQSILRAHAENKAVKPELQRRLDIASQKVTRALRSAEETISLEGPVGDDDSSALGDFIEDIDALSPMDAAAKEMLREQVQHALEVLSERERDVLELRFGLKDGREHTLEEVSRYFDVTRERIRQIEAKALRKLRHPARSRELRDYLGD is encoded by the coding sequence ATGCTGGAATCCTTTACCGAAACAAGGGCGTTTCCGCTGGAGGAAATGCCGGTCGATGACCTGCTTGATGCGGAACAGCCGCCGGAGGATGAACTCGAAAACGTCCTCGCCATTCATGTGCACGAAGCGGGCGAATCCGCTGAAGACCCCGTGCGCTTGTATCTGCGCGAGATCGGGCAGGTAAAACTGCTCGATGCCGACAGCGAGTTCCGCCTTGCCACCATCATCGAAGCCAACCGGCTGGTCGGCACGCTCCGCAAGTTGAAACAACGCAAAGGGGTTTCGCAGGCGTGTTCCGTTTATCATGCGCTCATTTCCGAAATGCTCACATCCTGGGAGCGTCTGGTCGAAGATGCCGAGCGGCTCGAGCATGAACTCCCCAACCTTGCGTTGATGATCGCCGAGGCGCAGACGCTTCATACCGGCTGGGAGTTTGATGCGCCGTCCTATCTGCGTGCCTATCTGGATAACGGCGATTGGGGGACAGACCATCTGTGGGATAATCTTGCCCGGCACGCCTACAGCGTCTATCTCAGCCTGTACCTGCTTCCGTTTAAATATGCGGAGTGGCTGCTGACACATGTCCGCGAGCGGCATGAATTCCCTTCCCAACGCACGTTGTACCGCAATTTGTCCGCTGACGACGTTTTGCTGGATGAGATCGATGCCGTCCATGCCCGTTCGGAGGATGCGAACCAGGCGCTCGTCCGCGCCAACTTACGGTTGGTCGTCAGCGTTGCCAAACGTTATTTGGGTCGCGGCATCTCCTTCCTTGATCTGATCCAGGAGGGCAACATGGGCTTGCTGCGTGCCATTGGAAAGTTCGATCCGCGGCGCGGATTCAAATTCAGCACCTATGCCACCTGGTGGATCCGTCAATCCATTAACCGTTCTATCGCGGAGCAGGCGCGTACGATCCGCATCCCGGTCCATTTGTTCGAGTCGATCTCGCGCATCCTGCGCGCCCAGCGTCAACTGACCCAAACCCTCGGGCGCGAACCCACAAACGAGGAACTGGCGCTCGAGGTCGGCTATCTCTCCGCTGCGGATGTGCAGTCCATTTTGCGTGCGCACGCCGAGAATAAAGCCGTCAAACCGGAGTTGCAGCGGCGGCTCGACATCGCCTCGCAGAAGGTGACGCGCGCCCTCCGTTCGGCGGAAGAGACGATCTCGCTGGAAGGTCCCGTCGGTGACGATGACTCCAGCGCGTTGGGTGATTTCATCGAAGACATCGACGCGCTTTCGCCGATGGATGCCGCCGCCAAGGAAATGCTCCGCGAGCAGGTCCAGCACGCGCTGGAGGTGCTGTCCGAGCGTGAACGGGATGTGCTGGAACTGCGCTTCGGACTCAAGGACGGCAGGGAGCATACGCTGGAGGAGGTCAGCCGTTACTTCGATGTGACGCGCGAACGCATCCGCCAGATCGAGGCAAAAGCGCTGCGGAAACTACGTCACCCCGCGCGGAGCCGTGAATTGCGTGATTATCTGGGGGATTGA
- the dnaG gene encoding DNA primase, producing the protein MSQIDEIKARIDIVDLVSETGVKLRHAGKNYTGFCPFHDNKKTPAFVVWPESGTWRCFGACNEGGDIFKFVMKREGIDFKEALQKLAARAGVELKEFQRESPEQREAYDNLRKLLEDAVIFYRSHLVANAEIMNYLREKRGLTDATIETFGLGYAPQSWDSALTHFTQRGYPEQELFEAGLLSERDSGGYYDRFRHRIMIPIRDEQGRMAGFGARIVDPDDIPKFLNSPETPIFSKGRLLYGLDRARKPIRAADQAVIVEGYLDVIALHQAGYENVVSPMGTALTEDQLRLLKRSTRRIVLALDPDTAGQKAVLRGLEAARSAMDKEGELGFDARGLLRNESRLQADLRVAAIPDDLDPDEIVARDKEEWAHIIENSKPIVTHVMETLAAGQNLSDPKIKNQIAAQVLPLIDDLSNALERDTYRQALARMLKVDERSLMAAPVRGPVVRRKPRGERSIPKMERTVAAVNPSLKVESFFVGVALRTPELLYQVDRKLEENHLSALTTDDFEYTDHQLIVQTIRESLEQVDHDYHAYVMSKLPDAVLPLANELLKESEQFKQPAEALRDDLVRAVKKMRLTRAAEQITQYRYLQEEAGEQGDARATEYEKEIARLIKLRMYIDRMKI; encoded by the coding sequence ATGTCTCAAATTGATGAAATCAAAGCGCGTATCGATATTGTGGACCTCGTCTCCGAGACGGGCGTAAAACTGCGCCATGCGGGGAAGAACTACACAGGCTTTTGTCCGTTCCACGATAACAAGAAAACGCCTGCCTTTGTCGTCTGGCCCGAATCCGGGACATGGCGCTGTTTCGGCGCGTGCAACGAGGGCGGCGACATCTTCAAATTCGTGATGAAGCGCGAAGGCATTGACTTCAAGGAAGCATTGCAGAAACTTGCCGCGCGTGCCGGTGTGGAGTTGAAGGAATTCCAGCGCGAGAGCCCCGAACAGCGCGAAGCATACGACAACCTCCGCAAATTGCTCGAGGACGCGGTCATCTTTTACCGCAGTCACCTGGTCGCCAACGCGGAGATCATGAACTATCTGCGCGAAAAACGCGGATTGACCGACGCCACCATCGAGACCTTTGGGCTGGGGTATGCGCCCCAGAGCTGGGATTCCGCTCTGACCCATTTCACCCAACGCGGCTACCCGGAGCAGGAATTGTTCGAGGCGGGTCTGCTCTCCGAACGGGACAGCGGCGGATATTATGACCGCTTCCGCCACCGCATCATGATCCCCATCCGCGATGAGCAGGGACGCATGGCAGGCTTCGGCGCGCGCATCGTGGACCCGGACGATATTCCGAAATTTCTCAATTCGCCCGAAACGCCGATCTTCTCAAAAGGACGCCTGCTCTATGGTTTGGACCGCGCCCGCAAACCCATTCGCGCGGCGGATCAGGCGGTGATCGTCGAAGGCTATCTGGATGTCATCGCTTTGCATCAGGCGGGCTACGAGAACGTCGTTTCGCCGATGGGCACGGCGTTGACCGAAGACCAGTTGCGCCTGCTCAAACGCTCCACGCGCCGCATCGTCCTTGCGCTCGACCCGGATACAGCGGGACAAAAAGCTGTCCTGCGCGGACTGGAAGCCGCCCGCTCCGCGATGGATAAGGAAGGGGAACTTGGGTTCGATGCGCGCGGATTGCTCCGCAATGAGTCTCGTTTGCAGGCAGACCTGCGTGTAGCCGCAATCCCCGATGACCTTGATCCTGATGAGATCGTAGCGCGGGATAAAGAAGAATGGGCGCACATTATCGAGAATTCCAAACCCATTGTCACCCATGTCATGGAGACTTTGGCGGCGGGACAGAATTTAAGCGACCCGAAGATCAAGAACCAGATCGCGGCGCAGGTGCTTCCATTGATCGATGACCTGTCCAATGCGTTGGAACGCGATACCTACCGTCAGGCGCTGGCGAGAATGCTCAAGGTGGATGAACGCTCCTTGATGGCTGCCCCGGTTCGAGGTCCGGTGGTGAGGCGCAAGCCGCGCGGGGAACGATCCATTCCAAAGATGGAAAGAACCGTCGCGGCGGTTAATCCGAGTTTGAAGGTCGAGTCCTTTTTTGTGGGGGTTGCGCTCCGCACGCCGGAATTACTGTATCAGGTGGACCGCAAACTCGAGGAAAATCATTTGAGTGCGTTGACGACGGATGATTTCGAGTACACGGATCATCAATTGATCGTTCAAACCATCCGGGAGTCGTTGGAGCAGGTCGATCACGATTATCATGCTTATGTGATGTCGAAACTGCCGGATGCCGTCCTGCCGCTGGCGAACGAATTGTTAAAAGAAAGCGAGCAGTTCAAACAGCCTGCCGAAGCCTTGCGCGATGACCTTGTGCGCGCGGTAAAAAAGATGCGCCTGACCCGCGCGGCGGAGCAGATCACGCAATACCGTTATCTGCAGGAGGAGGCGGGCGAACAGGGCGATGCGCGCGCTACAGAATATGAAAAAGAGATCGCCCGTCTGATAAAATTACGCATGTATATTGATCGTATGAAGATCTGA
- the glyS gene encoding glycine--tRNA ligase subunit beta: MSSSFQSIILKLQDFWASKGCLITQPYYTQVGAGTMNPATFLRVLGPEPWNVAYVEPSVRPDDGRYGENPNRFQLHTQFQVILKPDPGNPQELYLESLKALGIDPRQHDIRFVEDNWEQPAISAWGLGWEVWLDGQEITQFTYFQQMGGVALDPVSVEITYGLERILIALNNAKAIWNEDYGAGVTYGEIRRQEEFEHSKYYFETADIDRVRAMYDLFSAEADACLAAGLIVPAHDYVLKCSHSFNILDTRGAISVAERQAFFRRIRELARGVAVAYEEQRKGLEYPLLKSTESGKPKAAALDLSAFRNQPSAFLLEIGVEELPADDVDTAYAALSARVPMLLKELNLTHGDVRIFTTPRRLVVSVDSLSPNQPDREDLVKGPPADKAIVGHVSDVTDSAGGESHAASVTYTQAAIGFAKKNGIDTKDLIVREEGNNKYVFALVKQTGRPTPEVLAEALPKLVADIKFEKSMRWNDSGVSFSRPIRWYVALLGDMVIPFEYAGVVSGDTSRGLRPYDSPEVKITSADKYFDIIREAGILLDKEERKTAIVEQVNQAAALIGGEAIFDFVGVTRESPLLNEVTNLVEMPTAVMGGFNEEFLSLPRDVLISVMKKHQRYFPVQRVGASHDSPLLPHFIAIRNGDDIGIDTVREGNEHVLGARFADANFFVREDIKLKLEAYRPKLSSLTFHTKLGSMLDKSDRMLKLGAEIGGLLGFKDMMLIKTLARAVYLSKADLVTQMVTEMTSLQGIIGGEYALRSGEAPEVAQAIAEQYQTVPQSKPGMALALTDRLDSLVGLFAAGLAPTGAKDPFGLRRAAIGVVTPLIEHDVDFDLALAVQKSAAAQPIPVNAEVQKQVLDFIAGRLSVVLKESGYKHDVVEAVLAEQSANPAAAARAVKQLSAWVGRADWHEILPGFARCVRILKTIDDRPQTVDESRLVDAEEKALFKAIQDTVKGQPSTVDEFLNIVVKLIPSINAFFDKVLVMAENEKVKQNRLALVGQIARLSNGIADLSKLEGF; encoded by the coding sequence ATGTCTTCCTCCTTCCAATCCATCATCCTCAAACTACAAGACTTCTGGGCATCCAAGGGATGTCTCATCACACAGCCGTACTACACCCAGGTCGGCGCAGGGACGATGAACCCTGCCACCTTCCTGCGCGTGCTCGGACCCGAGCCGTGGAACGTCGCCTATGTCGAGCCGTCTGTGCGCCCCGACGACGGGCGTTACGGCGAGAACCCCAACCGCTTCCAGCTCCACACCCAATTTCAGGTCATCCTCAAGCCCGATCCTGGCAACCCGCAGGAACTCTACCTCGAGTCGCTCAAGGCACTCGGCATCGACCCGCGCCAGCACGACATCCGCTTCGTGGAAGATAACTGGGAGCAGCCCGCCATCTCCGCCTGGGGTTTGGGCTGGGAGGTATGGCTCGACGGGCAGGAGATCACGCAGTTCACCTACTTCCAGCAGATGGGCGGCGTGGCGCTCGACCCCGTCTCGGTCGAGATCACCTACGGGCTCGAACGCATCCTCATTGCGCTCAACAACGCCAAAGCCATCTGGAACGAAGACTACGGTGCGGGCGTCACCTACGGCGAGATCCGCCGTCAGGAAGAGTTCGAACACTCCAAATATTATTTTGAAACCGCCGACATCGACCGCGTCCGCGCCATGTACGATCTCTTCTCTGCCGAAGCCGACGCCTGTCTCGCCGCCGGTCTCATCGTCCCCGCGCACGACTACGTCCTCAAATGCTCGCACTCCTTCAACATCCTCGACACCCGCGGCGCCATCTCCGTCGCCGAACGTCAAGCCTTCTTCCGCCGCATCCGCGAACTGGCAAGGGGAGTGGCAGTGGCGTATGAAGAGCAGCGCAAGGGGCTGGAGTATCCGCTTCTTAAAAGTACAGAAAGCGGAAAGCCGAAGGCAGCGGCTCTTGATCTTTCTGCCTTCCGCAACCAGCCTTCTGCTTTCCTTTTGGAGATTGGCGTCGAAGAACTCCCCGCCGATGACGTCGATACCGCCTACGCAGCCTTATCTGCCCGTGTGCCGATGCTTCTCAAAGAGTTGAATCTCACTCACGGCGACGTCCGCATCTTCACAACCCCGAGGCGGCTCGTTGTTTCTGTTGACTCTCTCTCACCGAATCAACCCGACCGCGAAGACCTCGTCAAAGGTCCGCCCGCCGACAAAGCAATCGTAGGTCACGTCTCTGACGTGACAGACTCGGCTGGCGGTGAAAGTCACGCTGCAAGCGTGACCTACACCCAGGCGGCGATTGGCTTCGCCAAGAAAAATGGCATCGATACAAAAGACCTCATCGTCCGCGAAGAAGGCAATAACAAATACGTCTTCGCCCTCGTCAAGCAGACAGGACGCCCCACCCCCGAAGTCCTCGCCGAAGCACTGCCCAAGTTGGTAGCGGACATCAAGTTCGAGAAGTCCATGCGCTGGAATGACTCCGGCGTTTCGTTCTCACGTCCCATTCGCTGGTACGTTGCTCTACTCGGTGACATGGTCATCCCGTTTGAATACGCTGGCGTGGTCTCTGGCGACACCTCACGTGGACTCCGCCCGTATGATTCTCCAGAAGTAAAGATCACCTCTGCCGACAAATATTTCGACATCATCCGCGAAGCAGGCATTCTGCTCGATAAAGAAGAACGCAAAACCGCCATCGTGGAGCAAGTCAACCAAGCCGCGGCATTGATCGGTGGTGAAGCCATTTTCGATTTCGTAGGGGTGACTCGCGAGTCGCCCCTGCTGAACGAAGTCACCAACCTGGTCGAAATGCCCACCGCCGTCATGGGCGGATTCAATGAAGAATTCCTGTCCCTGCCGCGCGATGTGTTGATTTCGGTGATGAAGAAACATCAACGCTATTTCCCCGTCCAACGCGTAGGGGCGAGTCATGACTCGCCCCTACTGCCGCATTTCATCGCCATCCGCAACGGCGACGATATCGGCATCGACACCGTCCGCGAAGGGAACGAACACGTGCTCGGCGCGCGCTTTGCCGATGCAAATTTCTTCGTGCGCGAAGATATCAAACTCAAACTCGAAGCCTACCGCCCCAAACTGTCCTCGCTGACCTTCCACACCAAACTCGGCTCCATGCTCGATAAATCCGACCGGATGTTGAAGCTCGGCGCGGAGATCGGCGGTCTGCTCGGTTTCAAGGATATGATGCTCATCAAGACGCTGGCGCGCGCGGTCTATCTCTCCAAAGCGGATCTGGTCACGCAGATGGTCACCGAAATGACCTCCCTGCAAGGCATCATTGGCGGGGAATATGCCCTGCGTTCCGGTGAAGCGCCCGAAGTGGCGCAAGCCATCGCCGAGCAATATCAGACCGTCCCGCAGAGTAAACCGGGCATGGCGCTTGCGCTGACCGATAGGCTGGATTCTCTGGTGGGCTTGTTCGCGGCGGGGCTGGCTCCCACCGGCGCAAAAGATCCCTTCGGTCTGCGCCGCGCCGCGATCGGCGTGGTCACTCCGTTGATCGAACATGATGTGGATTTCGATCTCGCGCTCGCCGTGCAAAAGTCAGCGGCGGCCCAGCCGATACCCGTCAACGCGGAAGTGCAGAAACAGGTCCTTGATTTCATTGCGGGGCGTTTGTCGGTCGTGTTAAAGGAAAGCGGCTACAAGCACGATGTCGTCGAAGCCGTACTGGCGGAGCAATCCGCCAACCCGGCGGCAGCGGCTCGGGCGGTGAAGCAGCTGTCCGCGTGGGTGGGACGCGCAGACTGGCATGAGATCCTGCCCGGCTTTGCACGCTGTGTCCGCATCTTGAAGACGATAGACGATAGACCGCAGACCGTGGATGAAAGCAGGCTGGTGGACGCTGAAGAGAAGGCGTTGTTCAAGGCAATTCAGGATACAGTAAAGGGTCAACCATCCACCGTCGATGAGTTTTTGAATATTGTCGTCAAACTCATCCCATCCATCAATGCATTCTTTGATAAGGTGCTGGTGATGGCGGAGAACGAAAAGGTGAAGCAAAACCGGCTCGCGCTGGTGGGACAGATCGCCCGCCTGTCGAACGGCATCGCGGACCTGAGCAAGTTGGAAGGCTTTTAG
- a CDS encoding TIR domain-containing protein, with protein MPENTSSSSQKGRIFISYRRIDSEGYAGRIYDRLAPYFGNDAIFMDVDDIPAGVDFVKYLEKEVQSCDVLIALIGRQWLNVKDEHGIRRLDNPNDFVRIEIATALKRDIRVIPVLLGGAQMPNVSDLPENLQSLTRRNGVLVYHHSFHADTNRLIKHLEDALRAAEKAAKEKAEREAAMKVAKEKAEKESTKKARLEAEKQARQKAAKEKAEREAAKKAAREKAEKDAVEKARLEAEEQAKIKAAKEKAESEAAEKAIREKTRLKAEEEERQRITKEKTERETAEKIAREKAKREIEQKAWFEKTWAEAEERTRQKFEKEHVLQESTEIKGTEIPVDDKYEKVDYFGFVEKGNLQGFSQNTKENDFVKVLFRVIAIILVIAFLITSQ; from the coding sequence ATGCCCGAAAATACTTCTTCTTCATCACAAAAAGGACGCATCTTCATCTCTTATCGCAGAATAGATAGTGAAGGTTATGCAGGGCGTATCTATGACCGTCTTGCGCCATATTTTGGCAATGACGCGATCTTCATGGATGTGGATGATATTCCAGCAGGGGTAGATTTTGTAAAGTATTTGGAAAAAGAAGTTCAATCTTGTGATGTCTTGATCGCTTTGATAGGCAGGCAGTGGCTCAATGTGAAAGATGAGCACGGCATACGTCGGCTGGATAACCCCAATGATTTTGTGCGAATAGAGATCGCGACCGCGCTAAAACGTGATATTCGCGTTATCCCTGTTTTGCTCGGCGGGGCGCAAATGCCGAATGTCTCTGATCTGCCCGAGAACTTGCAATCTCTGACACGCCGAAATGGGGTACTTGTTTATCATCATTCTTTTCATGCAGATACCAATCGCTTAATTAAACATCTGGAAGACGCTTTGAGGGCGGCTGAGAAAGCTGCCAAAGAAAAAGCCGAACGTGAAGCCGCTATGAAGGTTGCTAAAGAGAAGGCAGAAAAAGAATCTACCAAAAAAGCACGATTAGAAGCCGAAAAACAGGCAAGGCAAAAAGCGGCAAAAGAAAAAGCTGAACGTGAAGCCGCTAAAAAGGCAGCACGTGAAAAGGCGGAGAAAGATGCTGTAGAAAAAGCTCGACTCGAAGCTGAAGAACAGGCAAAAATAAAAGCGGCAAAAGAAAAAGCAGAAAGTGAAGCCGCTGAAAAGGCGATTCGCGAAAAGACGCGCCTAAAAGCAGAGGAAGAGGAACGACAGCGAATTACTAAAGAAAAAACTGAACGTGAAACCGCAGAAAAGATTGCTCGTGAAAAAGCTAAGAGAGAGATTGAACAAAAAGCATGGTTTGAAAAAACTTGGGCAGAAGCCGAAGAGCGAACAAGACAGAAGTTCGAAAAAGAACATGTATTACAAGAATCTACTGAAATAAAAGGGACCGAAATCCCTGTTGATGATAAGTATGAGAAGGTTGACTATTTTGGATTTGTTGAAAAAGGCAACCTGCAAGGATTCTCCCAAAATACCAAAGAGAATGATTTTGTAAAGGTACTCTTTCGGGTAATTGCAATAATCTTAGTCATTGCTTTTTTAATTACTAGCCAGTAA
- a CDS encoding transposase, which translates to MKFDPQNTHSGHRHHRRSIRLKGYDYSQAGTYFVTIVAWQRECLFGDVVDGEMQLNRNGHIVCDAWFDLKNHYRHVELGAFVIMPNHAHGIIILIDDRRGGSSMPGGVVLPDGRGGSSISGTTILPDEEHMGRMPLPKGETHPYNKSKPRHGLPEIVRAFKSFSARRINRLRRTDGIPVWQRNYYEHIIRNEREMDRISRYIESNPSRWNDDDENPNRQP; encoded by the coding sequence ATGAAATTCGACCCGCAAAATACCCATTCTGGGCACAGGCATCATCGCCGTTCCATCCGATTGAAGGGATATGATTATTCGCAGGCAGGCACATATTTTGTGACCATTGTTGCATGGCAGAGGGAATGCCTGTTCGGCGATGTGGTGGATGGGGAAATGCAGTTGAACCGCAATGGACACATCGTCTGCGATGCATGGTTTGACCTGAAAAATCATTATCGGCATGTGGAATTGGGCGCATTCGTCATCATGCCGAACCATGCGCATGGGATCATTATATTGATCGATGATCGTAGGGGCGGGTCTTCCATGCCGGGCGGGGTGGTTTTGCCTGATGGTAGGGGTGGGTCTTCCATCTCTGGCACGACGATTTTGCCTGACGAGGAGCACATGGGCAGAATGCCTTTGCCAAAAGGCGAGACCCACCCCTACAACAAATCCAAACCCCGCCATGGTCTGCCCGAAATCGTCCGTGCATTCAAATCATTTTCCGCGCGGCGGATCAACCGCCTACGCCGCACGGACGGAATCCCTGTCTGGCAACGCAACTATTATGAACATATCATCCGCAACGAACGCGAAATGGATAGGATTTCACGTTATATCGAATCCAATCCATCCCGTTGGAATGATGATGACGAAAATCCAAATCGTCAGCCGTAG
- a CDS encoding DUF6512 family protein yields the protein MDINQIVTLDIWMIVPLFLIGSVLHFTYDWSRHNKFVAIFSAVNESYWEHIKIAFWPVFLLYLIEFMAGGYKISSFIPAKTISLYTIPVAMIAIVYGYKYITKKNILALDIGAFFVVIAIAQVTGTQFLKELSAGWLTIAISIFFLIVILISFLIFTRHPPKEPDLFLDPVTSEYGLKGHGHK from the coding sequence ATGGACATAAACCAAATCGTTACGCTTGATATTTGGATGATTGTGCCGCTCTTTTTGATCGGTTCTGTTTTGCACTTTACCTACGATTGGAGCAGGCATAATAAATTTGTCGCGATTTTCTCGGCTGTAAATGAAAGTTATTGGGAGCATATAAAAATAGCCTTTTGGCCCGTTTTTTTGTTATATCTGATTGAGTTTATGGCGGGCGGATACAAAATCAGTTCGTTCATTCCGGCAAAGACAATTTCACTTTATACGATCCCCGTGGCAATGATAGCCATCGTTTATGGATACAAATATATAACGAAAAAGAACATCCTTGCACTGGATATCGGCGCATTTTTTGTTGTGATCGCCATTGCGCAGGTGACTGGTACACAGTTTTTGAAAGAGCTATCAGCTGGTTGGCTCACAATAGCGATAAGCATATTCTTTTTGATCGTGATACTGATTTCTTTTCTGATTTTTACCAGGCATCCGCCCAAAGAACCCGACTTATTCCTTGACCCGGTGACTTCAGAATATGGTCTTAAAGGTCACGGTCATAAATAA
- a CDS encoding formylglycine-generating enzyme family protein: MKSRMVFPIVITLIVSLACQFSGQQPADPNQVPTQTQETIIPTETPVPPVELESEITDEFGVPMALVPEGEFLMGADAEEALAECMKSMDDCQLDWFTDAEPPHQVYLDAFYMDIYEVTNAHYAVCVEAGECFPPRRPASITRSSYYGDPQYDNYPVVLVSWDLARAYCKWRGGDLPTEAQWEKAARGTEGGTYPWGEGIDPDRANYNENVGDTTEVGSYENGKSPYGMYDMAGNVWEWVIDRYDPDYYARSPSSNPPGSTAGELRVLRGSSFNFLGDFVLRASIRRGLAPDSFNYAIGFRCAKDVGP; the protein is encoded by the coding sequence ATGAAAAGCAGGATGGTCTTTCCGATTGTCATTACACTTATCGTATCACTCGCCTGTCAATTCTCGGGGCAACAACCCGCAGATCCAAATCAGGTTCCGACGCAAACCCAGGAGACGATCATCCCGACTGAAACGCCTGTCCCGCCTGTTGAGCTGGAAAGTGAGATCACAGATGAGTTTGGTGTGCCAATGGCACTCGTGCCGGAAGGCGAGTTCTTGATGGGGGCGGATGCCGAAGAGGCTTTGGCGGAGTGCATGAAATCCATGGACGACTGCCAATTGGACTGGTTCACAGACGCGGAGCCGCCGCATCAGGTGTACCTGGACGCATTCTACATGGATATATACGAAGTGACCAATGCGCATTATGCGGTTTGCGTTGAGGCGGGCGAGTGTTTCCCGCCAAGGAGACCCGCCTCCATTACACGCTCAAGTTATTACGGCGACCCGCAATACGACAATTACCCCGTTGTCCTTGTTTCTTGGGACCTGGCACGTGCCTATTGCAAGTGGCGTGGTGGGGATTTGCCCACCGAGGCGCAATGGGAAAAAGCCGCGCGCGGTACGGAGGGAGGTACGTATCCCTGGGGGGAAGGGATCGACCCGGATCGCGCAAATTACAACGAGAATGTGGGGGATACAACAGAAGTAGGCAGTTACGAAAACGGAAAAAGCCCGTATGGCATGTACGATATGGCGGGCAATGTGTGGGAATGGGTGATCGATCGGTATGACCCGGATTATTACGCGAGGTCTCCTTCTTCCAATCCGCCGGGTTCCACTGCGGGGGAATTACGCGTGTTGCGAGGCTCCTCCTTTAACTTCCTCGGCGACTTCGTTCTTCGTGCGTCGATCCGGCGCGGGCTCGCTCCCGACAGCTTCAACTACGCCATCGGTTTCCGCTGCGCCAAGGATGTGGGTCCTTAA